In Allocoprobacillus halotolerans, a genomic segment contains:
- a CDS encoding transposase, which yields MSYFTTDLYETKREIVNFSNKLSDSLDKPAAKFVMDMMFGLARSQSVLLSDIARALDENIKLNYTIDRLSNHLAQFDDEAMNQMKSNYNDMVIKHLSEDRIILLDNSEIIKKYGRKFEDLCMVRDASSLKDDIYPGYHVCEATALTQDQHHPISLYSHIYSTESEGFKSMNDETIKSIKYVKSLIPERCTFVCDRGYDANVFYDYFIDENHNADDFIIRLKENRTLLFKGKPKKVGEIAKRRKGKIKMNMYFSKEDSEVYVSHTRVELPSQKGRILNLVIVYGLSEEKPMMLLTNREIRNKRDVHKIVRAYMSRWRIEEKFRFKKNQYGFENIRVRTMKSINVLNTILMMHIGHITLLAEKVDKKLLVIKMIERSKSLKGKRYYWCYQISKGIQEILKYAQKGIKEFQNIREKQEYRQLQLKL from the coding sequence ATGAGTTATTTTACCACAGATCTATATGAAACGAAAAGAGAAATTGTCAATTTTTCTAATAAATTATCAGACAGTCTTGATAAACCTGCTGCCAAGTTTGTCATGGACATGATGTTTGGTCTTGCAAGAAGTCAAAGTGTTCTACTTAGCGATATTGCCAGAGCTCTTGATGAAAATATCAAGCTCAATTATACAATTGACAGATTATCCAATCATTTGGCTCAATTTGATGATGAAGCAATGAACCAAATGAAATCCAATTATAATGATATGGTTATCAAGCATCTTAGCGAAGACAGGATCATTTTACTTGATAACAGTGAAATCATCAAAAAATATGGAAGAAAATTTGAAGATCTTTGTATGGTCAGGGATGCTTCCTCACTTAAGGATGACATTTATCCTGGATACCATGTATGTGAGGCAACTGCCCTCACACAGGATCAACATCATCCAATATCTTTGTATAGCCATATCTATTCAACTGAAAGTGAAGGATTCAAGTCAATGAACGATGAAACAATAAAGAGCATAAAATATGTCAAATCTCTCATTCCTGAAAGATGTACATTTGTATGTGACAGAGGATATGATGCCAATGTATTTTATGATTACTTCATAGATGAAAATCATAATGCAGATGATTTCATCATCAGACTCAAAGAAAATAGAACATTATTGTTTAAAGGGAAGCCAAAGAAAGTAGGAGAAATCGCCAAAAGAAGAAAAGGCAAGATTAAGATGAACATGTATTTTTCTAAGGAAGACAGTGAAGTCTATGTATCACATACGAGAGTGGAACTGCCATCACAAAAGGGAAGGATATTAAATCTAGTCATTGTGTATGGATTAAGTGAAGAAAAACCGATGATGCTTTTAACGAATAGAGAGATCAGGAATAAAAGAGATGTGCATAAGATAGTGAGGGCATATATGTCAAGGTGGCGAATCGAGGAGAAATTCAGATTCAAAAAGAATCAGTATGGTTTTGAAAATATAAGAGTAAGGACAATGAAATCAATAAATGTATTGAATACGATATTGATGATGCATATAGGGCATATAACACTGTTGGCAGAGAAAGTAGACAAGAAATTACTAGTCATAAAGATGATAGAGAGAAGCAAATCGCTTAAAGGAAAGAGATATTACTGGTGCTATCAGATCAGTAAAGGGATACAGGAAATATTAAAATATGCACAAAAGGGAATCAAGGAGTTTCAAAATATAAGAGAGAAGCAGGAATACAGGCAGCTGCAACTGAAACTATAA